Proteins from one Elusimicrobiota bacterium genomic window:
- a CDS encoding PilZ domain-containing protein, protein MSKEKRKHKRLPTTIIADIYDAATLELKGKGCIFDLSKSGIALETNLKLDKTKPFFIRMNIPMEILCRIIRSESEDAQTGVYRYGLKYSRIKMSDAIKLKKIVFEDSEKC, encoded by the coding sequence ATGTCAAAAGAAAAAAGGAAACATAAACGGTTACCAACGACAATTATTGCAGATATTTATGATGCTGCTACGCTTGAGTTAAAAGGTAAAGGCTGTATCTTTGATTTATCAAAATCCGGTATCGCACTTGAAACCAATCTGAAACTGGATAAAACCAAGCCGTTTTTTATACGGATGAATATCCCGATGGAGATATTATGCCGGATTATCCGGTCAGAAAGCGAGGATGCCCAAACCGGGGTTTACCGGTACGGCTTAAAATATTCAAGAATAAAAATGTCGGACGCTATAAAACTTAAAAAAATTGTATTTGAAGATTCTGAAAAATGTTGA